In the Callospermophilus lateralis isolate mCalLat2 chromosome 7, mCalLat2.hap1, whole genome shotgun sequence genome, GCAGAGCCAACCCCAGGCCCAGCCCAGCACGCCCAGCTCACTTCGAGAGCCTGACAGATAGTCTTGAGTGGACAAATTCCAGCAGGTTGGCCAACTGCTCCTCCAGGCGCTGCTCATCTCCGTGGTTCTCGATGACCCAGTCAAAGTCCCCAAAGTCGTCCAGGCCGCATTCTGACTCAGCGTCATCCACCCCTGTGGAGAGGCATGGTGAAGTCAGGCCCCAGCCCTGCAGGCGTGGAGGCCAGCTGGCTCAGGCGGAGAGGGTCCTCCCGCTGCCTCTTCACTACTGTCCCAAAGTCAAGCTCTGCCCGCCTGGAGGGcatccccaccccatccccacccGCTCCAACACTGTGGTGCAGGCGCACCGCCCACGGCCAGCCGACTGAACTCTTCACTTGCCACTTCGCACACAGGGTGAATCGCATCATGGGAAACCACaaacaagctgggcatggtggcccatgcctgtgaccccagccacttgggagctaAGGCAGGGGGACctcaagttaaaagccagcctcagcaacttagtgacaccctgtctcaaaataaaacaatatgaagggctcaggatgtggctcagtggtagagcactcctggactccatccccagtcccagaataaaataaaataaaaccacacaCAACCCAAAAGGCATGATGCTTCAGTGTGAATCACGGCTATgttcatttccttctttcttttttagtagaatggacacaatacttttattttatttatttttatgtggtgctgaggatccatcccagtgcctcacacaagccaggcaagtgcgctaccactgagccacaaccccagcccccccagccCCCGCTGTGTTCATCTCTACCCTCCATCTGTCTGATTCAGTCCTCCCAGGAGGCCAGTGTGCAGGGCTAGAAGCAGAGGCGTTCTCTGTGGCCCTCGTGTGTCACGGGCCAGGGAACAGCAGCATCCACTTGGTGGGTTTGGGGCACTGGTCAGTGAGCTGCTGCCTGCAAGGTGCTCAGCCCAGCCTGGCCGACAGGAGGGCCCAGGAGACCCGCAGGCAGCAGGGTGGTACCCTTGACCTGAGCTTCTGTGGCACAGTGACCAGAGGCAAGCTGGAGGCCTGAGCTGGTCTTCAGAACAGCCTGCAAAGCCAGTCCTGGGCCAGCGTCCTCGGGACACCCCGCACCAGGTGTGTGCATCAAGAGGAACTACGCTGGTCAGGCTTTCTCCTCCCCGGCTGTCAGCCCCCACAGAGCTGCAAGGCAAAGGTGAGGGTCATGGGGTGGGTCTCAGCCAGACCCCCAGAGAAGCCCATTGGCCTTGAGAAGACAGCCTGGGTAAAGGGACCAAGTCAGAGTCACAGGGAGACCTTGACCCTCCAGAACAACCTCTGCCGTCCCACTCCTGAGCCCTAGGCCTCAGACCCCTCCTTGGAACCTCTCCCTCACTGTCCTCAGGCTTACCAAGGAGCCAGCAGGAGGCCCAGGACACTGGGGTCAGGGTCCGTGTCCTCCACACGGTGTGTCTCATCTGTGAACCAAGCCCTGGGGACAGATGCTACAAGCAGCTTACCTGGTGTGAACACCCAGCCCCGCTGCTGCCGGCTCTGCTCCGAGGCGAACACGCGGACCGTCTGCATCGCAGCCCCATAGGCCTCCCGAAACCACTGGATGTCAGACACCCTCCGTGTGTCACTCACCAGCTGCAGGGCAGGGACACAGGCAGGTTGCTGCAGCTGGCAGGAAGGGGGATACCAGAGAAACCAAACCACTGCGCAGCTCCAGCCCGGCATCGTGAGCACCAGAGCAGCTAGGACAGAGCAGCTGGCCTCAGTTCCTCATTCCATTCGGTCACACACTGAGAGATCACTGCTGAGTGCCGACCCCCTGCAGACTGCTTGTTCACGGACTAGAGCACTGCACAAGGGTTTCAGGAAGCACCTACTAGGTGCTGGCACTGTGCTGAGGCTAGAGTGGTAAAATGCACCTGTCTTCAGAGCCTATAatacagctgggcacagtggcacatgcctgtaaccccagtgacgcaggaggattgcaagttcaagaccagcctcagtctTGAGgcttgtggctcaagcggtagcgcgctcgcctggcatgcgtgcggcccgggttcgatcctcagcaccacaaacaaagatgttgtgtctgccgaaaactaaataataaatattaaaaaaaaattctctcaaaaaaaaaaaaaaaaaagaccagcctcagcaactcagtgaggctctaagcaacttagctaaaccctgtgtcaaaataaaaaataaacaagggttggggatgtgactcagtggttgagtacccctgggttatccccagtaccaaaaaaagaaagaaaaacaaaacgagATTGATTTATTTAAGGAACAGAGAAGGAAGGGGCAGCTGCAGCTCAGAGAGTGAAGAGGCTGAAAGGAGCAGGAGCAATGTCCAAAAGTTCACGTTAAGGACTGATCTTGTTCACAAGAATGACGGGTAGCCACCAAAGGGTCTTGTTTTGGGTCCCCCCACCCCAGTATTCCCAAGTAGCTGACATGACAGGCATGCGCATCCAGCACTAAAGTGTTGCAGACTACCGGTGACACGAGTAATGTTCTTTGTAAAAGGCTGCTGCCTGATGAAGGGATCACAGGACAAGAGCCAGAGCCAGAGACCGAGAGGAGTGGAGGCTGCTGTGACGCCCGGGGAAAGACGGGACCAGGGCAGGGCAGACAGGGGACTGGGAACAGTGAGGGCTGTGGAGAGAAGTTGTCCTCAGGCTGCCAAGGTGACCTCTTACCCAGACGGGCTGGGAGACGCCTTCTACGATCTTCCTGCAGAAAAAGCCCGGGTCGGCCCGGCGCTTCTCCTCCCCCCAGCGGATCATGTCCCTCCGATAAGcctccttgtaggtgctggcgtccAGAAGTCTCTGGAAGTCCAGGCCGTGCTCCTGTCCAAAGCACATTACGCCTCAGGCACTGCTCTCTCAACCTCGAAGGCCCTCCTAGAACTGGAAGAGCAGGCCCTGTCGCACCACCTCCCCAGCCCGCCACCTCCCCAGCCGTAGAGCAAGAATGACTCCAGCCATTAGGCCAAAGGTCTGCAAAGGAGAGAGTTCTGGAACCGAACAAACCCCAGGCACTCAAAGGTGAGAGAAAGGTCTGGGGTCTTCCAGAAACTGTTTCCATCTGTCTTTGAATGTTTGATGTGGTTTTCTCTTTGCAAATTTTACCTTCCCAATTATTTCTGGCTTAAACTAATCCTGAAATTAGTTGGCAACCCCTGGGCACAGGCTTAGCCTTCAACTCAAGTGGGAAATCTGACAAAAACCAACAAACTTCACAGCACGTCCTCCCTCACCCCAACTCCTGCCTTCCgccctccccttccccttccccacaTTCCTGGCACTCTGCTGAAAACCCTGGTCCCCCACCCAGGGAGCTGCCTCCAGACCTGGCCTCCCCTTCTCCAGGATCCTGACAGCCAGAGGGCACATCCAGAGGGTCCAGGCCAGGAAGGGGTGTGAAGAGCGTCACCCGCTCAGGTCTGGTTCCCCTTCAGCAAGGCCTTCCCCCCAGGCTCCCTCTCTCCTCCTGCTTTTCTGGGATGAGGGTAGGGGATGGAGACTGAGCCCAGAggcacttaccactgagccacattcccagcctttttcacCTTTTGGAGACAAGTTCTCGCCAAGGAGCCCAGgccgacctcaaacttgtgattctcctgcctcaggagcCAGTGGGACTTGTGCCACTGCATCTGCAGCAGCTCTCAGCTCCTTGGTCCCCACCTGATGCCCTGTTCCAAGGAGAGGGCAGCAGCTACCTCCTGCTTATCAgctatcccctcccctccactggGAGCATGTGGCCTGCTTGTTGGTTATGTTTCCACCTGTGACTTGGGTCATCAATTTagcaatgtttttttcttttttttttttcttttttttgggggtggggtagaggattgaactcagaggcacctaaccactgagcttcatctccagcccttttttgtgttttattttgagaaagggtctcaccgagttgccgagggcctcactaagttactgaggctggctttgaacatacgattttcctgcctcagcctcctgagccccctgGATTACAAGCGTGAGCCACCGCACCCAACTCAATTCAGTAACAGGGCAGGAGGGTCTGTCAGGGCCTCCTCTGGAAGACTTAAAAATGCAAACTCAAACTCCTGCCCTTTCCTCCCTGATCCATCTGGGTTCTGGCTCAGCAGATCTGGAGTAGGCCCCGATCTGGGATTTTTCAAGTGGATCAGTGGTTTTGAAACTGTTCCTCAGGTCCCACTGGAAAAAGCTGAGTAGTACCTCCCCTTggccctcctccctccttctcccacTACCTGTTAACCCCACCCCACGAGGGGGCTCTTCTGTGAAAAGCTGATCTCACCCTCTGGGGTCCCTTCCTGAAGTCAAAATTCTGGGAGTTtctatttattttgtaaattccattctaacatcaaccaaaaaaaaaaaaatctttttaaacctGTATGATTCAAAATTCAAAAGATACAAATTCATTTGCAATGAAAAAATGTCTCCCAGGAACAAGGAAGttctgcatccaacttcatcgagAAAGATTCTCCATAGAAAAAAATTGCAATCCCACAGTCCCTCAGACTGCCCGGCTGTGGATGGGCCCGCACAGGAGGCGGGTCCGCGGGGACAGAAGGCTGCTCCCACGGAGGCAGCGTTACTGCGCAGAAGCTGGGATTAGTTCCCTTTGTGTGGCCCCAGAGGCCACACTGGGCAACTGCCCTGAGCCCAAGTCCCTGGGAGTGTGCACCTGGATGCCAAGCCACAGAATGTGGGCCACTAGGGGGCTCTTCTCTGTGACAAGCTGATCTCACCCTCTGGGGTCCCTTCCTGAAGTCAAGATTCTGGGAGTTCCTGTTTATTTTCTAAATTccattttaacaacaacaacaaccagttttgtttttttttttaaacctatatGGTTCAAAATTCAAAAGACGCaaattcattttcaatgaaaaGATCTCTGTCCCACCTCTGTCTCCCCCCTGCAGGGCAACGGGACAGTCTCCCATGTGTCTTTCCCAGGAAGTGCACAGAATCCCAGCACCTGAGCAGTGCTTAACAAAATGCAAGGCACCTCCCACGTATGCACTTGTTGAGGAACTGGGTATATAAGCAAATATAGTCTTAATTCTTCTGTAATTCTCGGTCACAAAGTCCTTTCCAAATGTTGCATTCTCTACTGTTACGGTACATCTCCACCGAGAATCATGTGGTGATGCTGGAACCTCTAAGAGGAATTAAAGCTTCTCTCTTGGGACTGGAGGGGTTACGGTGAGAATGGGTTGTTATAAAGTAATCGTGGTACCTTCCCTCAATCTCTCTTGCCATATGACCTTGCTTTTGCTCACTGTTCTTCCACCATGAGGTTCTTACCAGCAGCCAGGTGAATGTTGGCACCATGTTCTTGTACCACCATAACTCTTTTCTGCACAAACTACCCAAccccaggtattttgttatagcaacacaaaacagATTTAGATGTACCACACTATTCTACAACTTGTGCTCTTCATTTAACGACAACTCATGTCACTAAATATCTAAGGAGAAAATTCTAGGGCATTCCATCAGGCCAGCAGGGAAGAGGGGAGATGTAAGCTGTCATTTTTCTGTGCAGACATATGCATATCAAATGGCATCAGAGCTGTCAACTTGAATATCTATAGCCTTCCCTGGACACCCTTTTGAACGTGCTCTGCAGAGGTGATCAGGAGTAAGCGAGGCTATTAAGAAAGACGCTTaagggactggggctgtggctcagcggtagagcgctcgccttgcacgtgcgagaccctgggttcaatcctcagcaccacataaaaataaacaaataaagatattgtgtctaactgaaaaataaatattaaaaaaaaaaaaaaggcgcttAAGCTGAAAATGTCCCCAAAATACCCCTCACAGAAAACCAAGAGATGGCTACCATTCTGCCAGCAGCAGTCACATCTCCAAAGCCTGGGAGATGGTTCCCAGATGCCACAGAGCCACCACCTACCTGAGCATATTGCTCCTTGAGTGGGCCAGAGAGCCGGAGAATAGCACAGATGTCAGCTCCAAGTCTGTGGGACAGGGAGATACAGGACCCCGTCAACCTAGGGCTTCCTGGAGCCTCCAGGCTCCAGAAGAGAAGTCCAGAGGCCTCGGTTGGCAGCTGTCACTGTGGCCGCTCTCAACGCCCCTGACCCCTTTTCCTTATCTATAAACAGGGATAAGAGTTTCTTTCTCCCAAACAGGattattatgaaattcaaatgaataTAAAGGAGCCCTGACGCTAATGGATAAAACGTAGGATGATAAGTACACTGAGAACCTCCAAGCCAGGCACGGAggcccacacctgtgatcccaggggctcaggaggcggaggcaggaggatcacaagttcaaagccagcctcagcaatttagtaaacgctaagcaactcagcgagaccctgtctctaaataaaat is a window encoding:
- the Pmvk gene encoding phosphomevalonate kinase isoform X2; the protein is MIRWGEEKRRADPGFFCRKIVEGVSQPVWLVSDTRRVSDIQWFREAYGAAMQTVRVFASEQSRQQRGWVFTPGVDDAESECGLDDFGDFDWVIENHGDEQRLEEQLANLLEFVHSRLSVRLSK
- the Pmvk gene encoding phosphomevalonate kinase isoform X1; protein product: MAPQGGTPRLVLLFSGKRKSGKDFVTEALQSRLGADICAILRLSGPLKEQYAQEHGLDFQRLLDASTYKEAYRRDMIRWGEEKRRADPGFFCRKIVEGVSQPVWLVSDTRRVSDIQWFREAYGAAMQTVRVFASEQSRQQRGWVFTPGVDDAESECGLDDFGDFDWVIENHGDEQRLEEQLANLLEFVHSRLSVRLSK